One Keratinibaculum paraultunense genomic window carries:
- a CDS encoding S-layer homology domain-containing protein, producing the protein MRKTLSIILIFVFILSTSNIVFADINDKLSNHWAKDKIRKDFVIKYFPYLANDDFKHFNPNGTIREDEFLLSFSSLLKDKGYKNSIVGEKINLNRAKMANIVGKKLIEESIIPVSNEKTTFKDINQLSKEEKESIAALYSKNLISGISNTKYAPFRNVTQAEAIIFLERVNDLLNDVSNISFKVLGRAESYSGKEGITVKTKNNKVLVTITKSFPTSGYDVTVNKVIKSGNDLIISLNISPPSKGSDQLQVITYKIITIEIDKKDIGNPPYNFIMGDIFMI; encoded by the coding sequence ATGAGAAAAACATTGTCTATTATTTTAATATTTGTATTTATTTTATCCACAAGTAATATTGTTTTTGCAGACATAAATGACAAATTATCAAACCATTGGGCTAAGGATAAAATAAGGAAAGATTTTGTAATAAAGTATTTTCCTTATTTAGCAAATGATGATTTTAAACATTTTAATCCCAATGGAACTATAAGAGAAGATGAATTTTTATTATCTTTTTCATCTTTATTGAAGGATAAAGGGTATAAAAATTCTATAGTTGGTGAGAAAATTAATTTAAATAGGGCAAAGATGGCTAACATAGTAGGTAAGAAACTTATTGAAGAATCTATAATCCCAGTAAGCAACGAAAAAACTACTTTTAAAGATATAAATCAATTGTCTAAAGAAGAAAAAGAAAGTATAGCAGCATTGTATAGTAAAAATTTAATATCTGGTATATCTAATACAAAGTATGCTCCTTTTAGAAATGTAACTCAAGCAGAAGCAATAATATTTCTTGAAAGAGTAAATGATTTGCTAAATGATGTGTCTAATATTTCATTTAAAGTTTTAGGTAGGGCAGAATCTTATTCAGGTAAAGAAGGTATCACAGTAAAAACAAAAAATAATAAAGTTTTAGTAACAATAACAAAATCTTTTCCAACTTCAGGCTATGATGTAACAGTAAATAAAGTGATAAAAAGCGGTAATGATTTAATTATTAGCTTAAATATATCTCCCCCAAGTAAAGGTAGCGACCAATTACAAGTAATAACATATAAAATCATAACTATAGAAATAGATAAAAAAGATATTGGGAATCCCCCTTATAATTTTATAATGGGGGATATTTTTATGATATAA
- a CDS encoding M20/M25/M40 family metallo-hydrolase, whose protein sequence is MYLNCFDEIKHITKELVKIPSIVKTSGEADCAKWIYEYYKKLTYFKENPSQLKIIQTIDDEIERYIVVTHVKGTKGNSNKAVILMGHLDTVGVEDFGSIKEYAFNPERLLEHLKEMNLEEEVMEDINSGEYMFGRGVLDMKSGLAGHMYLTKYFSEHPEELNGHLITLAACDEEDNSHGILTALKVFKEMQEEGLEFIACINADYSTPYYKGDENRYVYFGTVGKLLPSFYVVGEEAHVGQVFSGLDPNLLVAELTRLMSYNPELCDISQGEVTVPPVSLKQSDFKEKYTVQTALTANSYYNFFTYSMTPKDVMNKMKQKGEEAFDNVIEYLNNSYRKFCEKADYPYRDLSWEKRVYAWDEFYNELHTIHGDRFKLYIDSFAKELNRENPELDLREFSVKIVEEAWKWSVDKSPAIIIYFSSTYSARIEITGETKLERNLIDSVNNSIEFVGKYSDKPIVTKMFYPYISDLSFMSLSDTPEDILYLEKNMPAWGSKYFYNVEDVMAMNVPIVNIGSYGKDGHKMTERVHMKHTFEIVPNITYNTVKTLLS, encoded by the coding sequence ATGTATTTAAATTGTTTTGATGAAATAAAACATATTACTAAAGAATTGGTAAAGATACCTAGCATTGTAAAAACTAGTGGGGAGGCAGATTGTGCTAAGTGGATATATGAATATTACAAAAAACTGACTTATTTTAAGGAAAACCCATCTCAACTTAAAATTATACAGACTATAGATGATGAAATAGAAAGATATATAGTAGTAACTCATGTAAAGGGAACTAAGGGAAATTCTAATAAGGCAGTGATACTTATGGGGCATTTGGATACTGTTGGTGTAGAGGATTTTGGATCTATAAAAGAATATGCTTTTAATCCTGAGAGGTTATTGGAACATTTAAAGGAAATGAATTTAGAGGAAGAGGTAATGGAAGATATAAATTCTGGGGAATATATGTTTGGACGCGGAGTTTTGGATATGAAGTCGGGACTGGCAGGACATATGTATTTAACTAAATATTTTTCTGAACATCCAGAAGAATTAAACGGACATTTGATAACATTGGCTGCTTGTGATGAAGAAGATAATTCTCATGGAATATTAACAGCATTAAAGGTTTTTAAGGAAATGCAAGAAGAAGGATTAGAATTTATAGCATGTATAAATGCTGATTATTCTACACCTTATTATAAGGGCGATGAAAATCGTTATGTATATTTTGGGACTGTAGGGAAGTTGCTACCTTCCTTTTATGTAGTAGGAGAGGAAGCTCATGTTGGGCAAGTATTTAGTGGATTAGATCCTAATTTGTTAGTGGCAGAACTAACTAGATTAATGTCTTATAATCCAGAATTATGTGATATATCTCAAGGTGAGGTTACTGTACCACCTGTATCTTTGAAACAATCAGATTTTAAGGAAAAATACACAGTTCAGACAGCTTTAACGGCTAATTCATATTACAATTTCTTTACCTATAGTATGACTCCTAAAGATGTTATGAATAAGATGAAACAAAAAGGAGAAGAGGCATTTGATAATGTAATAGAATATTTAAATAATTCTTATAGAAAGTTTTGTGAAAAAGCTGATTATCCTTATAGAGATCTTTCTTGGGAGAAAAGGGTATATGCATGGGATGAATTTTACAATGAATTACATACCATACATGGGGATAGATTTAAACTTTATATAGATAGTTTTGCGAAAGAATTAAATAGGGAAAATCCAGAACTAGACTTGAGAGAATTTAGTGTTAAAATAGTTGAGGAAGCTTGGAAGTGGTCAGTTGATAAGAGTCCTGCTATTATAATATATTTTTCATCTACTTATAGTGCAAGGATTGAAATAACTGGGGAAACAAAGTTAGAGAGAAATTTAATAGATAGCGTAAATAATTCTATAGAATTTGTTGGTAAATATTCAGATAAACCTATAGTAACTAAAATGTTTTATCCATATATATCAGATTTAAGTTTTATGTCTTTAAGTGATACTCCTGAAGATATATTATATCTAGAAAAGAACATGCCTGCTTGGGGCTCTAAATATTTTTATAATGTGGAAGATGTAATGGCAATGAATGTACCAATTGTAAATATAGGTAGTTATGGAAAGGATGGTCATAAGATGACAGAAAGAGTCCATATGAAGCATACTTTTGAAATTGTACCTAATATTACTTATAATACTGTAAAAACTTTATTAAGTTAA
- a CDS encoding methyl-accepting chemotaxis protein, giving the protein MKFKLKKPKLPKFNKFNRNKKEIKSISRNMIISTTSILIILTLVLGITTYFISKHELIKTNEELLLNKAVDSATIVDEQIKSSTLSIATLSSLEIIANPDIPKEEKLQTLKEERGKLNLSSIGIADIKGQFVLEDGKTMDIRETEHFKKAYAGKYYFSEPFVNELTGNLEVAISAPIKYRGVNLGVIVGFKPAEDFYKIAKNIKIGEKGFAYILNDSADVISHPTITDKTNINNEVSINFTNLKNKVSKKYSNEIAKMEDMIMKGKPGIGKYMNKDGEIIYLGFAPIKSKNWTLIVNISQSEALAGLTSMRNTLIITIIIAIIVGIVFSLLFSKSITKPIIQITTQAYNISQLNLRENIDEKLISRKDELGKLAYSLQIVIDNMRNFSKEIQESSHQVAAASEELAAISEESTAAATNIAESSSEIAENSHNQLNEIINITNSIKNISTQIEHVSSETNNAEDITKNVLGKTKVGKDKMDEVIIQMGNIENSTTSVKSSLDNITSSSREMNKILEVIQDITEQTNLLALNAAIEAARAGEAGRGFAVVADEIRKLAEETQNSTKEIYTLLINNNTIIKETNNKMDYSSKEVNLGVNRVNEAKETFDEISKLIVQIDNTINEIIKSIGSVENYVDSLVSSSTSIENMSEEIAAQIQNSSAASQEQMASMEEITSSTESLAKLAEELQMLIGNIKF; this is encoded by the coding sequence ATGAAATTTAAATTAAAAAAACCAAAGTTGCCTAAATTTAATAAGTTTAATAGAAATAAAAAAGAGATTAAAAGTATTAGTAGAAATATGATTATATCCACTACTTCTATATTAATAATATTAACTTTAGTGCTAGGAATAACTACATATTTCATATCAAAACATGAATTAATTAAAACTAATGAAGAACTGTTGCTAAATAAAGCTGTAGATTCTGCCACCATAGTAGATGAACAAATTAAAAGTAGCACTCTCTCTATAGCTACTTTAAGCAGCCTAGAAATAATCGCTAATCCCGATATTCCAAAAGAAGAAAAATTACAGACATTAAAAGAAGAAAGAGGTAAATTAAATTTATCCAGTATTGGCATAGCAGATATAAAAGGTCAATTTGTTTTAGAAGATGGAAAAACTATGGATATACGTGAAACAGAACATTTTAAAAAAGCTTATGCTGGAAAATATTATTTTTCTGAACCTTTTGTCAATGAATTAACTGGAAATTTAGAAGTAGCCATATCAGCACCTATAAAATATAGAGGAGTTAATTTAGGTGTCATAGTAGGTTTTAAACCAGCAGAAGACTTTTATAAAATAGCAAAAAATATAAAAATTGGTGAAAAAGGCTTTGCATATATATTAAATGACTCAGCTGATGTAATATCTCATCCTACTATAACTGATAAAACAAATATAAATAATGAAGTCAGCATAAATTTTACTAACTTAAAAAATAAAGTATCTAAAAAATATTCAAATGAAATAGCAAAAATGGAAGATATGATAATGAAAGGTAAACCTGGTATAGGCAAGTATATGAATAAAGATGGTGAAATAATTTACCTAGGATTTGCGCCTATTAAATCTAAAAATTGGACTCTTATAGTTAATATAAGCCAATCAGAAGCATTAGCAGGATTAACTTCTATGAGAAATACTTTAATAATAACAATAATAATTGCAATTATTGTTGGTATTGTTTTTTCTTTATTATTTAGTAAAAGTATTACAAAACCCATTATTCAAATAACAACTCAAGCTTATAATATATCACAGCTAAATTTAAGAGAAAATATAGATGAAAAATTAATATCAAGAAAAGATGAATTAGGTAAGTTAGCATATTCTTTACAAATTGTTATAGACAATATGAGAAATTTTTCAAAAGAAATACAAGAATCTTCTCATCAAGTAGCAGCTGCTTCAGAAGAATTGGCAGCTATATCAGAAGAATCAACCGCAGCAGCAACTAATATAGCAGAAAGCTCTAGTGAAATTGCTGAAAATTCTCATAATCAATTAAATGAAATTATAAATATAACTAATTCCATAAAAAACATATCTACTCAAATAGAACATGTTTCTTCCGAAACCAACAATGCTGAAGATATTACCAAAAATGTGCTTGGAAAAACTAAAGTTGGAAAAGATAAAATGGATGAAGTAATAATACAAATGGGAAATATAGAAAATAGCACTACTAGTGTAAAAAGTTCCTTAGATAATATAACCTCTAGTTCTAGAGAAATGAATAAAATATTAGAGGTTATCCAAGATATTACAGAACAAACAAATTTATTAGCTTTAAACGCTGCTATAGAAGCTGCTAGAGCAGGAGAAGCTGGAAGAGGATTTGCAGTAGTAGCAGATGAAATAAGAAAATTAGCTGAAGAAACCCAAAATTCAACTAAAGAAATATATACTTTATTGATTAATAATAACACTATAATTAAAGAAACCAATAATAAAATGGATTACAGTAGCAAAGAAGTAAATTTAGGAGTTAATAGAGTTAATGAAGCTAAAGAAACATTTGATGAAATTTCAAAATTAATTGTTCAAATAGATAATACAATAAATGAAATCATAAAATCAATAGGCAGTGTAGAAAACTATGTAGATTCATTAGTAAGCTCTTCCACCTCCATAGAAAATATGAGTGAAGAAATTGCAGCTCAAATTCAAAATTCTTCAGCTGCATCTCAAGAACAAATGGCATCTATGGAAGAAATTACTTCTTCTACAGAAAGTCTCGCAAAATTAGCGGAAGAATTACAAATGTTAATTGGGAATATCAAATTTTAG
- a CDS encoding N(4)-(beta-N-acetylglucosaminyl)-L-asparaginase — MKWGIIATWEMALEGVTKGFNGLKNGMSCDNAIEEAIKIVEDNPKYKSVGYGGLPNEDCEVELDAAFMNGDTLSIGAVAGIRNFKNPISIARQLSNERFNCFLVGFGAEKYALGKGFEERNMLTKESINIYEEKRRKVIEEEFNPYEGHDTVGMVSLDVEGKMCAGTSTSGLFMKRKGRVGDSPIPGSGFYVDSCIGGAVATGLGEDIMKGCISYEIVRLMGEGHSPSEAAEKAVKDLNDRLLKRQGKVGDISVVCMNNKGEWGAATNIEEFSFVIATNDLPPTVYLVSNKGGEYIERNKIYRY; from the coding sequence ATGAAGTGGGGAATTATAGCTACTTGGGAAATGGCTTTGGAAGGTGTTACTAAGGGATTTAACGGATTAAAGAATGGTATGTCATGTGACAATGCTATAGAAGAAGCTATAAAAATAGTAGAAGATAATCCTAAATATAAATCTGTAGGATATGGTGGTCTTCCTAATGAGGATTGTGAAGTGGAATTAGATGCAGCCTTTATGAATGGAGACACTTTATCCATAGGAGCTGTGGCTGGTATTAGAAATTTTAAAAATCCTATTTCCATAGCAAGGCAATTAAGTAATGAGAGATTTAATTGTTTTTTAGTAGGATTTGGAGCTGAAAAATATGCTTTGGGTAAAGGATTTGAAGAAAGAAATATGCTTACTAAAGAATCTATTAATATATATGAAGAAAAAAGGAGAAAAGTAATTGAAGAAGAGTTTAATCCTTATGAGGGTCATGATACTGTTGGAATGGTATCTTTAGATGTAGAAGGGAAAATGTGTGCAGGGACTTCTACTTCTGGTCTTTTTATGAAAAGAAAAGGTAGGGTAGGTGATTCTCCTATACCAGGATCTGGGTTTTATGTGGATAGTTGTATAGGTGGTGCTGTGGCTACGGGTCTTGGTGAAGATATAATGAAAGGGTGTATCTCCTATGAAATAGTAAGATTAATGGGAGAAGGTCATAGTCCTAGTGAAGCAGCAGAAAAAGCAGTAAAAGATTTAAACGACAGGTTATTAAAAAGGCAAGGTAAAGTTGGAGATATATCTGTAGTGTGTATGAACAACAAAGGTGAATGGGGTGCAGCAACTAATATAGAAGAGTTTAGCTTTGTAATAGCTACTAATGATTTACCTCCTACTGTATATTTGGTTAGCAATAAAGGCGGTGAATATATTGAAAGAAATAAAATTTATAGATATTGA
- a CDS encoding ABC transporter substrate-binding protein, with protein MKKRIIFILPIFIMIFSLITGCTKKSTEGEVTENFIEIVDMAGRNVTIPAKVDTIFSTGPVGTILIYSLNPDKMVGWNYELREGEKRYIDEKYHDLPNLGGAGKESINVEELIKVDPDVLIAMGTIDDTFISQTDELQEKIGKSIVILDGDIYKLDETYKLLGEIMNEEEKSKQLGKYCKDTLEDIEKKSIKVTEDMKVSIYYAEGPNGLETEPSGSRHVYVIDIVGGNNVAEVEIKGDRGKSEVSIEQLLLWDPEIIISWDDERGGYYSGILKDPAWKDIKAVKDGEVYEIPNKPFNWFDRPPSVNRILGLKWIGNLLYPDIYDYDMRKEVKEFYDKFYHYSLTEYELDELLQNSIRH; from the coding sequence ATGAAAAAGAGAATTATATTCATATTACCTATTTTTATAATGATTTTTTCTCTAATAACAGGTTGTACTAAGAAATCTACCGAAGGTGAGGTTACTGAAAATTTCATAGAAATAGTTGATATGGCAGGAAGAAATGTTACTATACCAGCTAAAGTAGACACAATATTTTCTACAGGTCCAGTAGGTACTATTTTGATATATTCATTAAATCCGGATAAAATGGTAGGATGGAATTATGAGTTAAGAGAAGGAGAAAAACGCTATATAGATGAAAAATATCATGATTTACCTAATTTAGGTGGTGCTGGTAAAGAATCCATAAATGTAGAAGAATTAATAAAGGTAGATCCAGATGTATTAATAGCTATGGGTACCATAGATGATACTTTTATATCTCAGACAGATGAGCTACAGGAAAAGATAGGTAAATCAATAGTAATTTTGGATGGAGATATATATAAATTAGATGAAACCTATAAATTATTAGGGGAAATTATGAACGAAGAGGAAAAATCGAAACAATTAGGTAAATATTGTAAAGATACATTGGAGGATATAGAAAAGAAATCTATAAAAGTTACAGAGGATATGAAGGTTAGTATATACTATGCTGAAGGACCTAATGGATTAGAAACTGAACCATCAGGTTCTAGGCATGTTTATGTTATAGATATAGTTGGAGGAAATAATGTAGCTGAAGTAGAAATTAAAGGAGATAGGGGTAAATCAGAGGTATCTATAGAACAATTACTCTTATGGGATCCAGAGATAATTATATCTTGGGATGATGAAAGAGGAGGATATTATTCTGGAATACTTAAGGATCCAGCTTGGAAGGATATAAAGGCGGTTAAAGATGGAGAGGTGTATGAAATACCAAACAAACCTTTTAACTGGTTTGATAGACCTCCTTCTGTAAACAGGATATTAGGATTAAAATGGATTGGAAATCTTTTATACCCAGACATATATGACTATGATATGAGAAAAGAAGTAAAGGAATTTTATGATAAGTTTTACCACTATTCGTTAACTGAATATGAATTAGATGAATTACTTCAAAATAGTATAAGACATTAA
- the mtnA gene encoding S-methyl-5-thioribose-1-phosphate isomerase, giving the protein MLKTLEYRDGKLYIIDQTKLPTEKEIIAIETVEECFDAIKKLKVRGAPAIGIAAAYGVVLGIKDLEEDDFNSFYNELKKISKYLGSSRPTAVNLFWALDRMEKKALENKYKPVEEIKKILEEEAISIQREDEKICKKIGENGIEVLKDGYTILTHCNAGVLATSKYGTALAPIYLAKERGWNIKVFADETRPLLQGSRLTTFELMEAGIDVTLITDNMAAMVMSKGWIDVVIVGCDRVAANGDVANKIGTYGVALLAKAHNIPFYVAGPTTTIDLKTPTGKDIVIEERGREEIICGFGKQTAPSNVKVYNPAFDVTPNELIDGIITEKGIVRAPYDINLKTIFSGAGGEN; this is encoded by the coding sequence ATGTTAAAAACTTTAGAGTATAGAGATGGAAAATTATATATAATAGACCAAACCAAATTGCCAACTGAAAAAGAAATAATAGCAATAGAAACAGTAGAAGAATGTTTTGATGCAATAAAAAAATTAAAGGTTAGAGGAGCACCAGCAATTGGAATTGCAGCTGCTTATGGTGTAGTTTTAGGAATAAAGGATTTAGAAGAAGATGATTTTAATAGTTTTTATAATGAATTAAAAAAGATCTCTAAATATCTTGGTTCATCAAGACCTACAGCAGTAAACTTATTTTGGGCGTTAGATAGAATGGAAAAAAAGGCTTTGGAAAATAAATATAAACCAGTAGAAGAAATAAAAAAAATATTAGAAGAAGAAGCTATTAGTATACAAAGGGAAGATGAAAAAATATGCAAGAAGATTGGAGAAAATGGAATAGAAGTATTAAAAGATGGATATACAATATTAACTCATTGTAATGCAGGTGTTTTAGCTACATCTAAGTATGGTACAGCTTTAGCACCTATTTATTTAGCTAAGGAAAGAGGATGGAATATAAAAGTATTTGCTGATGAAACAAGACCACTTTTACAAGGTTCTAGATTGACTACTTTTGAGCTAATGGAAGCAGGTATTGATGTTACACTAATTACAGATAATATGGCAGCAATGGTTATGTCAAAAGGGTGGATAGATGTGGTAATAGTAGGTTGTGACAGAGTAGCTGCAAATGGAGATGTGGCTAATAAAATTGGTACTTATGGTGTAGCACTACTTGCGAAAGCTCACAATATTCCTTTTTATGTAGCTGGACCAACAACTACCATTGATTTAAAAACTCCAACAGGAAAAGATATAGTTATAGAAGAAAGGGGTAGGGAAGAGATAATATGTGGTTTTGGAAAGCAAACTGCACCTTCCAATGTAAAAGTGTATAATCCTGCATTTGATGTAACTCCTAATGAATTAATTGATGGAATAATTACAGAAAAGGGAATAGTAAGGGCACCTTATGATATAAATTTAAAAACTATCTTTTCTGGTGCCGGGGGTGAAAATTGA
- a CDS encoding acyltransferase family protein — MTRRKRIEEIDYIRAIAAIGILIIHATGGFAVHSEYGSKAMYLGIFLNQFFRFGSPIFMMLSGLVLFYNYRSINELDIGRYYKKKVKFIFLPYIIWSSNNQSLLLENFI, encoded by the coding sequence ATGACAAGACGTAAGAGAATAGAAGAGATAGATTATATTAGAGCTATAGCTGCCATAGGTATACTTATTATCCATGCAACTGGGGGCTTTGCTGTTCATTCAGAATATGGATCTAAAGCTATGTATCTTGGAATTTTTTTAAATCAGTTTTTTAGATTTGGAAGCCCTATATTTATGATGCTTTCAGGTTTGGTTTTGTTTTACAATTATAGATCCATAAATGAACTTGATATTGGTAGATATTATAAGAAAAAAGTAAAATTTATATTTTTGCCTTATATAATATGGTCTTCGAATAATCAATCGCTACTATTGGAAAACTTTATTTAG
- a CDS encoding 5'-nucleotidase C-terminal domain-containing protein codes for MNFKNKRILSIFLSLALIISILLPVGNKVFAEEAKSTKITIVHTNDVHSRVEGDEKELIGYAKLATKIKELKEENPNVLVLDAGDTIHGLPMATISKGESIIKLMNQIGYDAMVPGNHDFNYGYERLLELKEIAEFPILAANVVREDGTKDLEEYIIKEIDGVKVGIFGLATEETKYKSNPKNTEGINITSPVDTAKEMVNKLKEEKVDIIIALTHIGLDEGSVPKSSDIADKVEGIDIIIDGHSHTVLEEGKMVGNTLIAQAGEHLKNIGIINIDVVDGKIADKKAKLIKFDEVVDLKEDEKISNAIEELKKKNEEVTSVVVGKTKVRLVGEREAVRTGESNLGNLATDAMLDLTGADVAITNGGGIRASIEPGDITKGDILEVFPFGNYIVVKKLKGIDILNALEYGVDTYPEPAGKFPHVAGMTFKIDPSKEAGNRIVDLKIKGKPVDLNKTYTVATNDFMAIGGDGYTMLAEGELVGEFEGLDEALIKYIEKIGEVDYEVEGRITILQTPVEEPDKEVVVPAPKEKEYTVKPGDVLWKIAEKFGTTWQKLAEYNKLKNPHLIFPGQKILIPTN; via the coding sequence ATGAATTTTAAAAATAAACGAATACTTAGTATCTTTCTATCTTTGGCATTAATAATATCTATATTATTACCTGTAGGAAATAAGGTTTTTGCCGAAGAAGCAAAGTCTACAAAGATTACTATTGTTCATACTAATGATGTTCACAGTAGAGTGGAAGGTGATGAAAAAGAGCTAATTGGTTATGCAAAGCTGGCAACTAAAATAAAAGAATTGAAGGAAGAAAATCCAAATGTATTGGTATTAGATGCAGGTGATACAATTCATGGATTGCCAATGGCAACTATATCTAAGGGTGAATCTATAATAAAGCTTATGAATCAAATAGGCTATGATGCTATGGTACCAGGCAATCATGATTTTAATTATGGCTATGAAAGATTACTGGAATTAAAGGAAATAGCAGAGTTCCCTATTTTAGCAGCAAATGTTGTTAGAGAAGATGGAACTAAAGATTTAGAAGAGTATATTATAAAAGAGATAGATGGAGTAAAAGTTGGTATATTTGGTTTAGCAACAGAAGAGACTAAATATAAATCCAATCCTAAAAACACTGAAGGCATAAATATTACTTCTCCTGTAGATACGGCTAAAGAGATGGTTAATAAATTAAAAGAGGAAAAAGTGGATATAATTATTGCACTAACTCATATAGGTTTGGATGAAGGAAGTGTTCCAAAATCTAGTGATATAGCAGATAAGGTTGAAGGTATAGATATTATTATAGATGGGCATAGCCATACTGTATTAGAGGAAGGCAAGATGGTGGGAAATACATTAATAGCACAAGCAGGTGAGCATTTAAAAAATATAGGTATAATTAATATTGATGTTGTAGATGGGAAGATAGCTGATAAAAAAGCAAAATTAATAAAGTTTGATGAAGTGGTGGATTTAAAAGAGGATGAAAAAATTTCTAATGCAATTGAAGAATTAAAGAAAAAAAATGAGGAAGTAACATCAGTTGTTGTAGGAAAGACTAAAGTAAGATTAGTTGGAGAAAGAGAAGCGGTAAGAACAGGGGAATCTAATCTTGGAAATTTAGCGACAGATGCTATGTTGGATTTAACTGGTGCAGATGTAGCTATTACAAATGGAGGTGGGATTAGAGCATCCATCGAACCTGGAGACATAACAAAAGGTGATATATTGGAAGTATTTCCTTTTGGTAATTATATAGTAGTAAAGAAATTAAAGGGAATAGATATATTAAATGCATTAGAGTATGGAGTAGATACTTATCCTGAACCAGCAGGAAAATTCCCCCATGTAGCTGGTATGACATTTAAAATAGATCCATCTAAAGAAGCTGGAAATAGGATAGTGGATTTAAAAATTAAAGGAAAGCCAGTAGATTTAAATAAAACTTATACTGTTGCTACCAATGACTTTATGGCAATTGGTGGAGATGGATATACTATGTTAGCTGAAGGAGAATTGGTTGGAGAATTTGAAGGATTAGATGAAGCGTTAATAAAGTATATTGAAAAAATAGGAGAAGTTGATTATGAGGTTGAGGGAAGAATTACAATTTTACAAACTCCTGTAGAAGAGCCAGATAAGGAAGTTGTAGTACCAGCACCAAAAGAAAAAGAATACACAGTAAAACCAGGAGATGTGTTGTGGAAGATAGCTGAAAAATTTGGTACTACATGGCAAAAGTTAGCAGAATACAATAAGTTAAAAAATCCACATTTAATATTTCCGGGACAAAAGATATTAATACCTACTAATTAA
- a CDS encoding P1 family peptidase has product MKEIKFIDIEGIKVGHAQNIEAGTGCTVIICEEGATAGVDVRGGSPGTRETDLLDPQNLVDKIHAVMLSGGSAFGLDAASGAMKYLEEKDIGFDVQVTKVPIVCSAVLFDLVVGDYKVRPDFKMGYEACVNATNKECPNGNIGAGTGATVGKFLGIERAMKGGLGSYATQVGDLKVGAIVAVNALGDVIDPETGKILAGLLDEKGNTLIGTENAMIKKYNEKKNIFNGNTTIGVVVTNGIFTKSQMNKLASMSHNGYARTIRPAHSIFDGDTIFTMATCKVEADINVVGFLAARTMERAIVNAVKSAESAYGVKGYDDIYIHKRQ; this is encoded by the coding sequence TTGAAAGAAATAAAATTTATAGATATTGAAGGTATAAAGGTAGGGCATGCTCAAAATATAGAAGCAGGAACTGGATGTACAGTTATTATATGTGAAGAAGGAGCTACTGCAGGGGTAGATGTAAGAGGTGGCTCTCCTGGAACTAGAGAGACAGATTTATTAGATCCACAAAATTTAGTGGATAAAATTCATGCAGTAATGCTATCTGGAGGTTCGGCATTTGGATTAGATGCAGCTTCAGGCGCTATGAAATATCTAGAGGAGAAGGATATTGGATTTGATGTACAGGTAACAAAGGTGCCCATAGTGTGTAGTGCAGTATTATTTGATTTAGTAGTGGGAGACTATAAAGTAAGACCAGATTTTAAAATGGGATATGAAGCTTGTGTAAATGCTACAAATAAGGAATGCCCCAATGGCAATATAGGAGCTGGTACTGGGGCTACAGTAGGAAAGTTTTTAGGAATAGAGAGGGCTATGAAAGGTGGGCTAGGCTCTTATGCTACACAAGTTGGGGATTTGAAAGTAGGAGCTATAGTAGCAGTTAATGCATTAGGTGATGTTATTGATCCTGAAACAGGAAAGATATTGGCTGGATTATTAGATGAAAAGGGAAACACCTTAATTGGAACAGAAAATGCTATGATTAAAAAATATAATGAAAAGAAAAATATATTTAATGGAAACACTACTATAGGTGTGGTAGTTACCAATGGAATATTTACAAAATCTCAAATGAATAAATTAGCTTCTATGTCCCATAATGGCTATGCTAGAACTATACGACCAGCCCATTCTATATTTGATGGAGATACCATATTTACTATGGCTACATGTAAAGTAGAAGCGGATATAAATGTGGTAGGTTTTTTAGCAGCAAGAACTATGGAAAGAGCAATAGTAAATGCTGTAAAGAGTGCTGAATCTGCTTATGGTGTTAAAGGATATGATGATATATATATTCATAAGAGACAATAA